The following are encoded in a window of Arvicanthis niloticus isolate mArvNil1 chromosome 1, mArvNil1.pat.X, whole genome shotgun sequence genomic DNA:
- the Mesd gene encoding LRP chaperone MESD encodes MAASRWLRAVLLFLCASDLLLLSPPEAYAADTPGEATPPPRKKKDIRDYNDADMARLLEQWEKDDDIEEGDLPEHKRPSAPIDFSKLDPGKPESILKMTKKGKTLMMFVTISGNPTEKETEEITSLWQGSLFNANYDVQRFIVGNDRAIFMLRDGSYAWEIKDFLVNQDRCAEVTLEGQMYPGKGGGSKEKNKTKPEKGKKKEGDPKPRASKEDNRAGSRKEDL; translated from the exons ATGGCTGCCTCCAGGTGGCTGCGCGCGGTTCTGCTGTTTCTCTGTGCCTCGGACCTTCTGCTGCTCTCTCCTCCTGAAGCCTACGCGGCCGATACTCCCGGCGAGGCCACCCCACCTCCACGGAAAAAGAAGGACATCCGCGATTACAACGATGCCGACATGGCGCGACTTCTGGAGCAATGGGAG AAAGATGATGACATAGAAGAAGGAGACCTTCCAGAACACAAGAGACCCTCAGCACCTATCGACTTCTCAAAGCTAGACCCAGGGAAACCTGAGAGCATCttgaaaatgacaaagaaagggAAGACTCTGATGATGTTTGTCACCATCTCAGGGAACCCCactgagaaggagacagaggaaatcACTAGCCTGTGGCAGGGTAGCCTGTTCAACGCCAACTATGATGTTCAGAG GTTCATCGTGGGAAACGACCGTGCTATCTTCATGCTCCGGGATGGGAGCTATGCCTGGGAGATCAAGGACTTTTTGGTCAATCAAGACAGGTGTGCTGAAGTCACTCTAGAGGGACAGATGTACCCTGGCAAAGGGGGAGGAagcaaggagaaaaacaaaacaaagccagagaagggtaaaaagaaggagggagatcCCAAACCACGGGCGTCCAAGGAAGACAATCGAGCTGGGAGCAGGAAAGAAGACCTCTAG